A DNA window from Thermogemmatispora onikobensis contains the following coding sequences:
- a CDS encoding thiamine diphosphokinase, with protein MQAVIFAGGTLHPSVLVEEVLRQADLVLAADGGAESALRLGRLPAVVLGDLDSLAPALAAQIEAAGCRFVQTPVEKNETDSELALQYAIEQGATAVTILGAWGGARCDHALANVLLLAAYDQVTVRLVDGPSICWLLRGPGVTQVRGQTGDLVSLLPLAGDAQGVSTQGLYYPLHGERLVFGRPRGVSNQLIQPEASISLVSGQLLIIHTRSDLL; from the coding sequence ATGCAGGCGGTAATCTTCGCCGGTGGAACGCTGCACCCGAGCGTTCTGGTTGAGGAGGTCCTGCGCCAGGCAGACCTGGTTCTGGCGGCAGATGGTGGGGCCGAGAGCGCTCTTCGCCTGGGCCGGCTGCCAGCTGTCGTACTGGGCGACCTGGATTCGCTCGCGCCTGCCCTGGCGGCTCAAATTGAGGCCGCTGGCTGCCGTTTTGTGCAAACGCCTGTCGAGAAGAACGAGACCGATAGCGAGCTGGCGCTCCAATATGCCATTGAGCAGGGAGCAACGGCTGTGACCATTCTGGGAGCCTGGGGTGGGGCCCGCTGCGACCACGCCCTGGCTAACGTGCTGCTGCTGGCAGCTTATGATCAAGTGACGGTGCGCCTCGTCGACGGGCCATCCATCTGCTGGCTGCTGCGCGGTCCCGGCGTCACGCAGGTCCGTGGTCAGACCGGCGACCTGGTCTCGCTGCTGCCGCTGGCGGGCGATGCGCAGGGCGTCTCTACCCAGGGACTGTACTACCCGCTGCACGGGGAGAGGCTCGTCTTTGGCCGGCCCCGTGGCGTCAGCAATCAGCTGATCCAGCCGGAGGCCAGCATCTCCCTGGTCAGCGGCCAGCTATTGATCATCCACACGCGCAGCGACCTCCTCTGA
- a CDS encoding WD40 repeat domain-containing serine/threonine protein kinase produces MQTSDRYTFCPTCGAANSLETQVCQYCQASLSPAADPAATADPSSTQGAPIIIKIESDVEAQPVDSRSLVPLWPGMVLRERYHILRILGRGGSGAVYEASDLHEGERRVAIKEIVAFHLEPRVAAETIASFYSEASLLATLRHPSLPEVYEYFTEQDCCYLVMEFIQGETLEERLQRSQGGRLPLDEALEIAVQLCTVLEYLHSRPVPIIFRDLKPANIMLDSVAGRVCLIDFGIARRFKPGQSRDTLALGSPGYAAPEQYGRAQSTPQADIYGLGATLHQMLTGVDPSEAPLHFVPLRSFDPALPPELDELVAHMVEISPQKRPASAAEVRRQLESIRHRLPRTRRASSRGQSQQPSPAPGKRRQPGAQPSSAGPSAAAAPSAPALPRRLLLIAGPFVLGAVVGIFGARELDLPLIPASANLQTPTVFARTPAANLLSLPRVSVSLALSYRGHQAPVRALAFSSDGQYLASGDLAHAVHIWEPLSGELLLRYDDHRAAITSLAWLPGTSVLASSSEDGTVQVWDVAQQRRLLVYRGHRGAVRAVKGSTIGLFASGGVDGSVQVWDASTGARSLLLLDESRAPISALSWSPATTILASADEQGNVLLWETRNAALSARQRVLDAVSGQPVALLALAWSPDGSQLAGAGADGQVVLISLQGSAFLGGQVVSSSPCTALAWSPDSRLLLVGSGNQATIWLASTTAYSPLYTYEEQDGSVAAVDWSLNGGLLASTGGKSVRVWSVSSSSSS; encoded by the coding sequence ATGCAAACATCCGACCGCTACACCTTTTGCCCGACATGTGGGGCCGCCAACAGTTTGGAAACCCAGGTCTGCCAGTACTGTCAAGCCTCTCTCTCGCCTGCTGCTGATCCTGCAGCTACTGCCGACCCTTCGTCGACCCAGGGAGCGCCGATCATTATCAAGATCGAGTCTGATGTGGAAGCGCAACCGGTAGACAGCCGTTCGCTCGTGCCGCTCTGGCCCGGGATGGTTTTGCGCGAGCGCTATCACATTCTGCGTATCTTGGGACGTGGTGGCTCTGGGGCGGTCTATGAGGCCAGCGACCTGCACGAAGGTGAGCGCCGTGTGGCTATCAAAGAGATCGTGGCCTTCCACCTAGAGCCACGAGTGGCTGCTGAGACGATCGCCTCCTTCTACAGCGAGGCCTCGCTGCTGGCGACCTTGCGCCATCCCAGCCTGCCGGAGGTCTACGAGTATTTTACCGAGCAGGATTGCTGCTATCTGGTCATGGAATTCATCCAGGGTGAGACGCTGGAGGAGCGTCTGCAGCGCAGTCAGGGTGGTCGCCTTCCTCTCGATGAGGCCCTGGAGATTGCCGTTCAGCTCTGCACGGTCCTTGAATACTTGCATTCGCGCCCGGTGCCTATTATTTTCCGCGACCTGAAGCCGGCCAATATCATGCTCGATAGTGTCGCCGGACGGGTCTGCCTGATTGACTTTGGCATTGCGCGCCGTTTCAAGCCAGGCCAGAGCCGCGATACGCTCGCCCTGGGTTCACCTGGCTATGCGGCCCCTGAGCAGTATGGCAGGGCGCAGAGCACGCCCCAGGCCGATATCTACGGGCTGGGGGCCACGCTCCACCAGATGCTCACAGGCGTTGATCCCTCAGAGGCCCCTTTGCACTTTGTCCCACTGCGCTCCTTTGATCCGGCCCTCCCTCCTGAGCTCGATGAGCTGGTGGCGCATATGGTAGAGATTTCCCCCCAGAAACGGCCAGCCAGCGCGGCAGAAGTGCGCCGCCAGCTTGAGTCGATCCGCCACCGTCTTCCACGCACCCGACGAGCCAGCAGCCGCGGGCAAAGCCAGCAACCATCTCCAGCCCCGGGAAAGCGCAGGCAGCCAGGGGCCCAGCCTTCATCTGCTGGACCGTCTGCCGCCGCTGCTCCTTCGGCCCCAGCGCTACCGCGTCGTCTGCTGCTCATTGCTGGACCTTTCGTTCTGGGGGCCGTGGTGGGCATCTTTGGAGCGCGCGAGCTGGACCTGCCCCTGATCCCGGCCTCGGCCAACCTCCAGACGCCGACCGTCTTCGCTCGCACGCCGGCAGCCAATCTGCTCTCACTCCCGCGTGTGAGCGTGAGCCTGGCCCTGAGCTACCGCGGCCATCAAGCCCCAGTTCGCGCCCTGGCCTTCTCCAGCGACGGGCAGTATCTGGCTTCTGGTGACCTGGCGCATGCGGTTCACATCTGGGAGCCGCTCTCTGGCGAGCTGCTGCTGCGCTATGATGATCATCGCGCGGCCATTACCTCCCTCGCCTGGCTCCCTGGCACCAGCGTGCTGGCTTCGAGCAGCGAGGATGGCACAGTCCAGGTCTGGGATGTGGCTCAACAGCGGCGCCTGCTTGTGTATCGGGGCCATCGGGGAGCTGTGCGAGCGGTCAAGGGGAGCACAATAGGTTTGTTCGCCTCGGGAGGAGTCGACGGCAGCGTGCAGGTCTGGGATGCCAGCACTGGCGCGCGCAGCTTGCTGCTCCTGGACGAGAGCCGTGCTCCGATCAGCGCTCTGAGCTGGTCACCGGCGACTACCATCCTGGCCTCTGCCGATGAGCAAGGCAACGTGTTGCTGTGGGAGACCCGTAATGCGGCGCTGAGCGCGCGTCAGAGGGTACTCGACGCTGTGAGCGGGCAACCTGTGGCCCTGCTAGCACTGGCCTGGTCGCCCGATGGCTCGCAGCTGGCAGGTGCCGGAGCCGACGGCCAGGTTGTCTTGATCAGTCTACAGGGCAGCGCCTTTCTGGGCGGCCAGGTCGTCTCATCGTCCCCCTGCACCGCTCTGGCCTGGTCGCCAGATAGTCGCCTGCTGCTGGTTGGCAGCGGCAATCAGGCTACCATCTGGCTGGCCAGTACAACCGCTTACAGTCCACTCTACACCTATGAAGAGCAGGACGGGAGTGTGGCGGCAGTGGATTGGTCGCTGAATGGCGGGCTGCTCGCTTCCACGGGCGGGAAGAGCGTGCGTGTCTGGAGTGTGAGCAGCAGCAGCAGCAGCTAA